The Gillisia sp. Hel_I_86 genome has a segment encoding these proteins:
- a CDS encoding response regulator transcription factor — translation MKNLLASQREHTTIILVESNPLEREKFSHISLSEAWRLVVCEDGLEVIQWLTDNSNADLLVIEENSSPISGYQIADYIKSELGLAMPVIISTGEIPIKQESRMLAYAEAILKKPFAEGSAILQIRKILENSIEISPEQNDYYSLEYLSELSGGDKQFIQESIELFSATINTELRNLKEVLNQKDYLRIREIAHGIKPSFEMLENETGRGICHLLNSGAKETEMSSLIDELNLEFINITNQLSKDFPELNIGQ, via the coding sequence ATGAAAAACCTACTAGCCTCCCAACGGGAGCACACTACCATTATTCTTGTGGAGAGCAATCCGCTGGAACGCGAAAAATTTAGCCATATTTCCCTTTCGGAAGCTTGGCGATTGGTTGTTTGCGAAGACGGACTTGAAGTAATCCAATGGTTGACCGATAACAGCAATGCAGATCTCCTTGTAATAGAAGAGAACTCGTCGCCTATTAGTGGATATCAAATAGCCGATTATATAAAATCTGAATTGGGTCTTGCCATGCCAGTGATTATTTCTACTGGTGAAATCCCAATTAAGCAGGAAAGTAGAATGTTGGCCTATGCAGAGGCTATCTTAAAAAAGCCTTTCGCGGAAGGTTCTGCCATCCTGCAAATAAGAAAAATTCTAGAAAATTCTATAGAAATTTCTCCAGAACAGAATGATTATTACTCACTTGAATATTTAAGCGAACTTTCTGGTGGGGATAAACAATTTATTCAGGAATCCATAGAATTATTTAGCGCAACTATTAATACGGAATTAAGAAACTTAAAGGAAGTTTTAAATCAAAAAGATTATCTTAGAATTCGGGAAATAGCACATGGCATAAAGCCATCCTTTGAAATGTTGGAGAATGAGACAGGTAGAGGTATTTGTCATTTATTAAATTCAGGTGCAAAAGAGACAGAAATGTCTTCACTTATAGATGAACTTAATTTGGAATTCATTAACATCACAAATCAACTAAGTAAAGATTTCCCCGAGTTAAATATTGGACAATGA
- a CDS encoding response regulator transcription factor encodes MKKILVIEDNPMVIKSLQFKLTKDGHDVVIANDGREAMKHLKEDIFDLILTDLMLPFVTGNELISYIKKNTPDTPIIVLSTSTQENIIMDAFNMGVDDFITKPFSPNELSLRVKRLLGKK; translated from the coding sequence ATGAAGAAAATTCTAGTGATAGAAGATAATCCCATGGTAATTAAATCATTGCAATTTAAGCTTACCAAAGATGGACATGATGTAGTAATTGCCAATGATGGCCGTGAGGCCATGAAGCACTTAAAGGAGGATATATTCGATTTAATACTTACAGATCTTATGCTGCCTTTTGTTACTGGAAATGAATTGATTAGCTATATTAAAAAAAACACCCCAGATACTCCAATAATTGTGCTGTCTACTTCTACACAAGAAAATATAATTATGGATGCCTTCAACATGGGCGTGGACGATTTTATTACCAAGCCTTTTAGTCCAAATGAATTATCCTTAAGGGTAAAAAGGTTATTAGGTAAGAAGTAG